One window from the genome of Nicotiana tomentosiformis chromosome 5, ASM39032v3, whole genome shotgun sequence encodes:
- the LOC138892196 gene encoding uncharacterized protein — protein MKEMPWFADLVNYLVCGIIPDEFSSNQRKKLKRDCKDYYWDEPYLFRICMDGVIIRCVPDEEKNIILEACHSSSYGGHHGGARTIAKVLSCGFYWPTLYKDASDMVKKCDEYQRAGGISKKNEMPLTTILKIDIFDV, from the coding sequence atgaaggagatgccatggttcgccgatctAGTAAACtaccttgtgtgtggaatcatcccggatgagttctcttcaaatcaaaggaagaagctcaaacgagattgtaaagattattattgggacgagccttaCCTCTTTCGGATTTGCATGGATGGGGTAATTATAAGATGTGTACCGGATGAAGAGAAAAATATTATTCTTGAAGCTTGTCACTCTTCgtcttatggtggtcaccatggtggagcaagaacgatagctaaagtgctaagttgcggtttctattggcccactctctacaaagatgcaagtgatatggtgaaaaaaTGTGATGAATACCAACGGgctggtggaatctcaaagaagaatgaaatgcctctcactaccattttaaaaattgatatctttgatgtgtag